Proteins from a genomic interval of Streptomyces sp. Tu6071:
- a CDS encoding DUF1697 domain-containing protein: MTSASVALLRGVNVGTAHKVPMARLRELAAGLGHRAVRTHLNSGNLVFVPGEPRPPEEHAAALAAALEGEFGFAVPVLVLDAERLRAALAANPYPEGTFQGSRLQFVFLSGPADPARFTDLDPAAHAPDDYRIGDRVLYLHTPDGLSRSALATELLRPARLPGLFTTTRTWNTVGKLLALAEQAEEDTGP, from the coding sequence ATGACGAGTGCTTCGGTCGCCCTGCTGCGGGGCGTGAACGTGGGGACGGCGCACAAGGTGCCGATGGCGCGGCTGCGCGAACTGGCCGCCGGGCTCGGGCACCGGGCCGTGCGCACCCATCTCAACAGCGGGAACCTCGTCTTCGTCCCGGGCGAACCACGCCCGCCCGAGGAGCACGCCGCCGCGCTCGCCGCCGCTCTCGAGGGGGAGTTCGGCTTCGCCGTCCCCGTTCTCGTGCTCGACGCGGAACGGCTGCGGGCGGCGCTCGCCGCGAACCCGTACCCCGAAGGCACCTTCCAGGGCTCACGGCTCCAGTTCGTCTTCCTCTCGGGACCCGCCGACCCCGCCCGCTTCACCGACCTCGACCCCGCCGCGCACGCTCCCGACGACTACCGCATCGGCGACCGCGTCCTCTACCTGCACACCCCGGACGGCCTCAGCCGCTCCGCCCTCGCCACCGAACTCCTGCGCCCCGCCCGCCTCCCGGGCCTCTTCACGACGACCCGCACCTGGAACACGGTGGGGAAACTCCTCGCCCTCGCGGAGCAGGCGGAGGAGGATACGGGGCCATGA
- a CDS encoding DUF4440 domain-containing protein produces MTADTPREIGSHDDAPGSLDSGSRHEPRPHHEPRSHDDPYRPRDPDLAEVVARELRMLRPEVRRDPAALLRDLHPEFHEVGASGRLWDRASVAAVLSPATAAPDSPGDRPSRVTAMTATRLAPDLVHLRWDTDDGERTVHRASLWRREPGPGEWLLWFHQGTPYTVEAPDDGAP; encoded by the coding sequence ATGACGGCCGACACGCCCCGGGAGATCGGCTCCCACGACGACGCACCCGGCTCCCTCGACTCGGGCTCCCGTCACGAGCCCCGCCCCCATCACGAGCCCCGCTCGCACGACGACCCGTACCGGCCCCGCGACCCCGATCTCGCCGAAGTCGTCGCCCGCGAGCTGCGGATGCTCCGGCCGGAGGTGCGCCGTGATCCCGCCGCTCTCCTGCGCGACCTCCACCCGGAGTTCCACGAGGTCGGCGCCTCGGGGCGGCTGTGGGACCGTGCCTCGGTCGCCGCCGTGCTCTCGCCCGCGACCGCCGCCCCGGACAGCCCCGGGGACAGGCCGAGCCGGGTCACGGCCATGACCGCGACCCGGCTCGCCCCCGATCTCGTACACCTGCGCTGGGACACCGACGACGGCGAGCGCACCGTGCACCGCGCCTCGCTGTGGCGCCGCGAGCCGGGCCCGGGGGAGTGGCTGCTGTGGTTCCACCAGGGGACGCCGTACACCGTGGAGGCGCCGGACGACGGCGCTCCCTGA